One genomic window of Actinoalloteichus hoggarensis includes the following:
- a CDS encoding bacteriophage spanin2 family protein, producing the protein MATRPSTLRVALAGASLCVLLAGCSEAENLRDELGQAGEGLNRVQVCAEALGLADFNPQVPTAEEAAQAARDRIDELERLATETTDADVAQGLRDMAASLESVANTEISAEDVEGWAQQQADRLAELQEICT; encoded by the coding sequence ATGGCCACTCGACCATCCACCCTGCGTGTCGCCCTGGCAGGGGCGTCGCTGTGCGTGCTTCTCGCCGGGTGCTCGGAGGCGGAGAACCTCCGTGACGAACTCGGCCAGGCGGGTGAGGGTCTGAACCGGGTACAGGTCTGCGCCGAGGCACTCGGGCTCGCCGACTTCAATCCGCAGGTGCCGACCGCCGAGGAGGCCGCCCAGGCCGCTCGGGACCGGATCGACGAGCTGGAGCGCCTCGCCACCGAGACCACCGACGCCGACGTCGCCCAGGGTCTCCGGGACATGGCCGCATCGCTGGAGTCGGTGGCGAACACGGAGATCAGCGCCGAAGACGTCGAGGGCTGGGCGCAGCAGCAGGCCGACCGGCTGGCCGAGCTTCAGGAGATCTGCACCTGA
- a CDS encoding inositol monophosphatase family protein has protein sequence MNRSIVNESGRQESGRQESGTAEPGTERSGAERRSGGRAGGSALIDWPIPEPALPAAVHPVLADAARAASAAYGAARRRHTRAELGTEVAMGADGTPTMLLDRLVEEAVADVAHRHGVNLLSEEAGFVDNSSAVTMVVDPVDGSSNAATGVPLSCFAGVLAIDGVGTEAVTTWLDTGRAWHAVAGTPTPFRTTGRTSLTGAEVCLLRPRPETVRTWQRVALRAGRVRVLSTTCLEAVLVAEGSIDAFADVGAGVHRIMDLAAAMVIVPAAGGVVVDALGRPLELNPDLSLRWSGIVAATEELAGELIDEIGAADTTD, from the coding sequence GTGAACAGGTCCATCGTGAACGAGTCCGGCAGGCAGGAGTCCGGCAGGCAGGAGTCCGGCACAGCGGAGCCGGGTACGGAGAGGTCGGGCGCGGAACGGCGGTCGGGCGGTCGTGCAGGCGGCTCGGCGCTGATCGACTGGCCGATACCGGAGCCCGCGTTGCCCGCGGCGGTGCACCCGGTGCTGGCCGACGCCGCTCGTGCGGCCTCGGCGGCCTACGGAGCGGCCCGACGGCGGCACACCCGTGCGGAGCTGGGCACCGAGGTCGCCATGGGCGCCGACGGCACCCCGACGATGCTCCTCGACCGGCTGGTGGAGGAAGCGGTGGCCGACGTCGCCCACAGACACGGCGTCAATCTCCTCAGCGAGGAGGCGGGATTCGTCGACAACTCCTCGGCGGTGACCATGGTGGTCGATCCGGTCGACGGTTCGAGCAATGCGGCCACCGGGGTCCCGTTGTCCTGTTTCGCGGGCGTCCTGGCGATCGATGGTGTCGGAACCGAGGCGGTGACCACGTGGCTGGACACCGGCCGAGCCTGGCACGCCGTGGCGGGCACGCCCACGCCCTTCCGGACCACCGGACGGACCAGCCTCACCGGGGCCGAGGTGTGTCTGCTGCGTCCCAGGCCCGAGACCGTGCGGACCTGGCAGCGGGTGGCGCTGCGGGCGGGCCGGGTCCGGGTGCTGTCCACGACCTGCCTGGAGGCGGTGCTGGTCGCCGAGGGGTCGATCGACGCCTTCGCCGATGTCGGCGCGGGGGTGCATCGGATCATGGACCTGGCCGCCGCGATGGTGATCGTGCCCGCCGCGGGCGGGGTGGTCGTCGATGCCCTCGGCAGACCGCTGGAGCTGAATCCGGACCTGAGCCTGCGCTGGTCGGGAATCGTCGCCGCGACGGAGGAGCTGGCGGGGGAGCTGATCGACGAGATCGGGGCGGCTGACACGACGGACTGA
- a CDS encoding DUF1918 domain-containing protein translates to MHAAVGDQIHLHGRVVGQPDRFAEIREVRGSNGEPPYLVVYPDGTEALVYPGPDCEIEQRGSTPA, encoded by the coding sequence ATGCACGCCGCAGTCGGAGATCAGATTCATCTGCACGGCCGGGTCGTCGGACAGCCGGACCGGTTCGCCGAGATCCGAGAGGTACGCGGCTCGAACGGCGAGCCGCCGTACCTGGTGGTCTACCCGGACGGCACGGAGGCACTCGTGTACCCCGGGCCGGACTGCGAGATCGAGCAGCGCGGCTCGACGCCCGCCTGA
- a CDS encoding malate dehydrogenase: MARSGKVAVVGAGFYGSTTAQRLAEYDIFETVVLTDIIDGKAEGLALDLNQSRPVEGFETTVVGKTTGLDGSGYEVLAGSEIVVITAGLPRKPGMSRMDLIETNAKIVRQVAENVAKHAPEAVVIVVSNPLDEMTALAQLATGFPKNRVLGQAGILDTARFTNSVAEALSVPVSSVTTLTLGSHGDTMVPVPSASSVDGKPLSEVLPAEKIDELVTRTRNGGAEVVALLKTGSAYYAPSAAAARMAKAVHEDAGTVLPVCAWVDGEYGISGVYLGVTAELGREGIRKVVERDLTDAELTELKAAAEAVRAKQADVQSL; encoded by the coding sequence GTGGCACGTTCCGGCAAGGTCGCCGTCGTCGGCGCCGGTTTCTACGGTTCGACCACCGCTCAGCGGCTGGCCGAGTACGACATCTTCGAGACCGTGGTGTTGACCGACATCATCGACGGAAAGGCCGAGGGGCTGGCTCTCGACCTGAACCAGTCGCGCCCGGTCGAGGGCTTCGAGACCACGGTCGTCGGCAAGACCACCGGCCTCGACGGCTCGGGCTACGAGGTCCTGGCGGGCTCCGAGATCGTCGTCATCACCGCGGGCCTGCCGCGCAAGCCCGGCATGAGCCGGATGGATCTCATCGAGACCAACGCGAAGATCGTTCGTCAGGTCGCGGAGAACGTCGCGAAGCACGCGCCCGAGGCCGTGGTCATCGTGGTGTCCAACCCGCTGGACGAGATGACCGCGCTCGCGCAGCTGGCGACGGGCTTCCCGAAGAACCGCGTTCTCGGCCAGGCGGGCATCCTGGACACCGCCCGCTTCACCAACTCGGTGGCCGAGGCGCTGTCGGTGCCCGTCTCGTCGGTCACCACGCTGACGCTCGGCTCGCACGGCGACACGATGGTCCCGGTGCCCTCGGCCTCGTCGGTGGACGGCAAGCCCCTGTCCGAGGTGCTGCCCGCCGAGAAGATCGACGAGCTGGTCACGCGCACCCGCAACGGCGGCGCCGAGGTCGTGGCGCTGCTGAAGACGGGTTCCGCGTACTACGCGCCGTCCGCGGCGGCCGCCCGGATGGCCAAGGCCGTGCATGAGGACGCGGGCACGGTGCTGCCGGTCTGCGCGTGGGTCGACGGCGAGTACGGCATCTCCGGCGTCTACCTGGGCGTCACGGCGGAGCTGGGGCGTGAGGGCATCCGCAAGGTCGTCGAGCGCGACCTCACCGACGCGGAGCTGACCGAGCTCAAGGCCGCCGCCGAGGCCGTCCGCGCGAAGCAGGCCGACGTCCAGAGCCTCTGA
- a CDS encoding GNAT family N-acetyltransferase: MSIRALTLADVETAQAILEIQRAAYQVEAELIGFEAIPQRTETLEELQNSGESFLGLYNEDGLAAAVSWTRPFDGTLDIRRLVVSPSAFRRGYATALLDTLEAVERPRRTMVTVAEANAPVLALYERKGFSPTRTVEHVPGLRQVYLERRSAWLGSDSPILRMMMAAASREQPAPGTPPRRRRSAEGTTLDGQRHE; this comes from the coding sequence ATGTCCATCCGGGCTCTCACCCTCGCCGATGTCGAGACGGCACAGGCGATCCTCGAGATTCAGCGCGCCGCGTACCAGGTCGAGGCCGAGCTGATCGGCTTCGAGGCCATCCCCCAGCGCACCGAGACGCTGGAGGAACTCCAGAACAGCGGGGAGAGCTTCCTCGGCCTTTACAACGAGGACGGACTCGCGGCGGCGGTGTCCTGGACGCGCCCGTTCGACGGCACACTCGACATCCGCAGGCTGGTCGTCTCACCGAGCGCCTTCCGCCGGGGCTACGCGACAGCGCTCCTCGACACGCTGGAGGCCGTCGAGCGTCCACGACGGACGATGGTCACCGTCGCCGAGGCCAACGCCCCGGTCCTGGCCCTGTACGAACGCAAGGGCTTCTCCCCGACCAGGACCGTCGAACACGTGCCCGGACTGCGCCAGGTCTACCTGGAACGGCGCTCCGCGTGGCTCGGCTCCGACAGCCCCATCCTGCGGATGATGATGGCCGCGGCCTCCCGTGAGCAGCCCGCTCCCGGCACGCCGCCCCGGCGACGCAGGTCAGCCGAAGGGACCACCCTCGATGGTCAGCGCCACGAATAG
- a CDS encoding DUF3017 domain-containing protein yields MNSRGRDHVGTSQLSFLLVLAIVVFGFVRVTMGYWREGAALVGFALLLAAGLRVLLSDEQAGLLKIRGSGVDMLCYGVLGSLVLFVALTIEGGPFG; encoded by the coding sequence GTGAACAGCCGAGGACGCGATCACGTCGGCACCTCCCAGCTCTCCTTCCTCCTGGTGCTGGCGATCGTCGTGTTCGGCTTCGTCCGCGTGACGATGGGCTACTGGCGGGAGGGCGCGGCGCTGGTCGGCTTCGCCCTCCTGCTCGCTGCGGGCCTGCGAGTCCTGCTGTCGGACGAGCAGGCCGGACTGCTGAAGATCCGAGGCTCCGGTGTCGACATGCTCTGCTACGGCGTGCTGGGCAGCCTGGTGCTATTCGTGGCGCTGACCATCGAGGGTGGTCCCTTCGGCTGA
- a CDS encoding bifunctional methylenetetrahydrofolate dehydrogenase/methenyltetrahydrofolate cyclohydrolase: MTATILDGKATRDAIYDDLRTRVAALGDAGVRPGLGTVLVGADPGSAAYVRGKHRDCAKVGITSLRRDLPDDATQEQVAAAIDELNADPACHGYIVQLPLPRGLDTGALLERMDPSKDADGLHPVNLGRLVLGEQGPLPCTPRGIVELLRRYEVAIDGAEVVVVGRGVTVGRPLGLLLTRRSENATVTLCHTGTKDLAAQVRRADIVVAAAGRPSLITADMVKPGAAVLDVGITRTEQGLVGDVAPAAREVAGFVAPMPGGVGPMTRAMLLTNVVEAAERAVRSA; the protein is encoded by the coding sequence GTGACCGCGACCATTCTTGACGGCAAGGCCACCCGAGACGCGATCTACGACGACCTCCGCACGAGGGTCGCCGCGCTGGGTGACGCGGGCGTGCGACCTGGACTGGGCACCGTGCTCGTCGGCGCGGACCCCGGATCGGCGGCCTACGTCCGCGGCAAGCACCGAGACTGCGCGAAGGTGGGCATCACCTCGCTGCGTCGCGATCTGCCGGACGACGCGACGCAGGAGCAGGTCGCGGCGGCGATCGACGAGTTGAACGCCGACCCGGCCTGCCACGGCTACATCGTCCAGCTGCCGCTGCCGCGCGGCCTGGACACCGGCGCGCTGCTCGAACGCATGGACCCGAGCAAGGACGCCGACGGTCTGCACCCGGTGAACCTGGGCAGGCTCGTGCTCGGCGAGCAGGGCCCGCTGCCGTGCACGCCGCGCGGCATCGTCGAGCTGCTGCGCCGCTACGAGGTCGCCATCGACGGGGCCGAGGTGGTGGTGGTCGGACGAGGCGTCACCGTCGGCCGCCCGCTCGGCCTGCTGCTCACCCGGCGCAGCGAGAACGCGACCGTGACCCTGTGTCACACCGGGACGAAGGACCTGGCCGCACAGGTGCGGCGCGCCGACATCGTGGTCGCGGCGGCGGGCAGGCCGAGCCTGATCACCGCCGACATGGTCAAGCCCGGCGCGGCCGTCCTCGACGTCGGGATCACGCGCACCGAGCAGGGCCTGGTGGGAGACGTCGCGCCGGCGGCCCGCGAGGTCGCGGGCTTCGTGGCCCCGATGCCCGGCGGTGTCGGCCCGATGACCAGGGCGATGCTGCTGACCAATGTGGTCGAGGCCGCCGAGCGGGCGGTGCGTTCGGCGTGA
- a CDS encoding DMT family transporter, which translates to MTGQRNQPAPPRGPDELASIAARPMAAVPALIAAVVSGGAVAAQTRINGELADRVGSGFTAALISFGVGLVFVGLLVLVLPSGRRGMRRIAAALRARDESAGPVLRPWQCLGGACGAFLVLSQGLTAAAIGVSMFTVAVVGGQVASGLLVDRFGIGPGGVRAITNLRIAGAVVAVLAVLIAVSGRIGDPRTLILAVLPALAGVGIAWQQAVNGRVRAAAGASMPATLVNFAVGTVILIVAFLISTLITGLPAELPREPWLYLGGLIGVLFIALGAMVVARIGVLLLGLSSIAGQLIGAVLLDLLVPSSAAELTASTLVGSGLTLVAVVLAMLPGRRRA; encoded by the coding sequence GTGACCGGACAGCGGAACCAGCCCGCCCCACCGCGGGGTCCCGACGAGCTAGCGAGCATCGCGGCCCGGCCCATGGCGGCCGTTCCCGCGTTGATCGCCGCCGTGGTCTCGGGCGGGGCCGTCGCGGCGCAGACGCGGATCAACGGCGAACTGGCCGACCGCGTCGGCAGCGGCTTCACCGCGGCCCTCATCTCCTTCGGCGTCGGCCTGGTCTTCGTCGGGCTCCTGGTCCTCGTGCTGCCGTCCGGGCGGCGGGGCATGCGTCGGATCGCCGCCGCGCTGCGTGCCCGCGACGAGTCGGCGGGACCCGTGCTCCGGCCCTGGCAGTGCCTCGGCGGTGCCTGCGGCGCGTTCCTCGTCCTCAGTCAGGGGCTCACGGCCGCCGCGATCGGCGTGTCCATGTTCACCGTCGCCGTGGTGGGCGGTCAGGTGGCCAGCGGCCTGCTGGTGGACCGGTTCGGCATCGGCCCCGGCGGGGTGCGTGCCATCACGAACCTGCGAATCGCCGGTGCCGTGGTCGCGGTGCTCGCCGTGCTGATCGCGGTGTCCGGCCGCATCGGTGATCCGCGGACGCTGATCCTCGCGGTGCTGCCCGCGCTGGCGGGTGTGGGCATCGCCTGGCAGCAGGCCGTGAACGGCCGGGTGCGCGCCGCGGCGGGCGCGTCGATGCCCGCGACGCTGGTGAACTTCGCGGTGGGCACGGTGATCCTGATCGTGGCCTTCCTGATCTCGACGCTCATCACGGGGCTGCCCGCCGAGCTGCCCCGCGAGCCGTGGCTGTATCTGGGCGGACTGATCGGCGTGCTGTTCATCGCCCTCGGCGCGATGGTGGTGGCCAGGATCGGCGTGCTGCTGCTCGGGCTGAGCTCCATCGCGGGCCAGCTCATCGGCGCCGTCCTGCTGGACCTCCTCGTGCCGTCCTCCGCAGCCGAGTTGACGGCGAGCACGCTGGTGGGAAGCGGACTGACCCTGGTGGCCGTGGTGCTCGCGATGCTGCCCGGCCGCCGACGCGCCTGA
- a CDS encoding MFS transporter: MDGQTVLVFTPYRLLASVGRLPTLLFWSLFGRLHTTATALALTFLVTDWTGSYTLAGVVAASLTIGTGIAGPLRGRAADRKSVTRLLVVTGVCYGGGLFLLAALPGGLWLAAPVIAFLTGLSMPPVSQVSRSVWAKVEPEPARNATYAVEATLTELLFMVGPMLASLAVAFVSPPAAVVLCGLFAVTGALGFAAALARSELRPMPAEHEPAQSPETDPAAETDTNADAAATAAGATARVADAAAGPGATAVAGPSTVLRTEFVLRAPGVLPTIVMAMMIVAALIAVDLVVIAWARERGTPELAGILVAVWAAGSLVGGLIAGGLRRRPNLVLRMALVTLGLSALIPVLPPVSPEPSVWLVGLVLAAGGAAIAPAFGAANSRLGELAPTNRRAEAFGWLASASTAGSALAATLIGWVLDVGSLGMAAGASSVFGVLAVLVALQIPARPAASPSGAQDVVT, from the coding sequence ATGGACGGGCAGACTGTGCTGGTGTTCACGCCCTACCGTCTGCTCGCCTCCGTCGGGCGCCTGCCGACACTGCTCTTCTGGTCCCTGTTCGGGCGGCTGCACACCACCGCGACCGCGCTCGCGTTGACCTTCCTGGTGACCGACTGGACCGGTTCGTACACCCTCGCCGGGGTGGTCGCGGCCTCGTTGACCATCGGAACCGGCATCGCCGGCCCGCTGCGCGGCCGCGCGGCCGACCGGAAGTCGGTGACGAGACTGCTGGTGGTGACGGGGGTCTGCTACGGCGGCGGCCTCTTCCTGCTGGCGGCGCTGCCGGGCGGCCTGTGGCTCGCGGCGCCGGTGATCGCCTTCCTGACCGGACTGTCGATGCCGCCGGTCAGCCAGGTGAGCCGGTCGGTGTGGGCGAAGGTCGAGCCGGAGCCTGCGAGGAACGCCACCTACGCCGTCGAGGCGACGCTGACGGAGCTGCTGTTCATGGTCGGGCCGATGCTGGCCTCGCTGGCCGTGGCCTTCGTCAGCCCGCCTGCCGCCGTGGTGCTGTGCGGGCTGTTCGCGGTCACCGGCGCACTCGGCTTCGCCGCCGCCCTCGCGCGCTCCGAGCTGCGGCCGATGCCCGCGGAACACGAGCCGGCGCAGTCCCCCGAGACCGACCCGGCCGCCGAGACCGACACCAATGCCGACGCCGCCGCGACCGCCGCAGGCGCGACCGCGCGGGTCGCCGACGCCGCGGCCGGGCCGGGCGCCACGGCCGTCGCAGGCCCGTCGACGGTCCTGCGCACGGAGTTCGTGCTGCGTGCGCCGGGCGTGCTGCCCACCATCGTCATGGCGATGATGATCGTCGCCGCGCTGATCGCCGTGGACCTGGTCGTCATCGCCTGGGCCAGGGAACGGGGGACTCCCGAGCTGGCGGGGATCCTCGTCGCGGTGTGGGCGGCGGGCTCACTGGTGGGCGGCCTGATCGCCGGCGGGCTGCGCCGCAGGCCGAATCTTGTGCTGCGCATGGCACTGGTGACCCTCGGACTCAGCGCACTCATCCCCGTGCTCCCGCCGGTCTCGCCGGAGCCCTCGGTCTGGCTGGTCGGGCTCGTCCTCGCCGCGGGCGGCGCCGCGATCGCCCCGGCCTTCGGCGCCGCCAACAGCAGGCTCGGCGAACTCGCTCCCACGAACCGGCGGGCCGAGGCCTTCGGCTGGCTGGCCTCCGCCTCCACCGCGGGCTCCGCGCTGGCCGCCACCCTCATCGGCTGGGTGCTCGACGTCGGCTCGCTCGGCATGGCGGCGGGGGCGTCCTCGGTCTTCGGGGTCCTGGCGGTGTTAGTCGCGTTACAGATCCCGGCCAGGCCTGCTGCGTCGCCGTCCGGGGCGCAGGATGTCGTGACGTGA